The genomic region GCACGATCACCCCAGCCAGTTCTCCAGACTGTTGCTCGACATGCAGAATCTCGAGCACATCTTCGGCCGTCAGCGGTTCGAAATAGAGGCGATCGGATGTGTCATAATCGGTCGACACCGTTTCCGGGTTGCAGTTGATCATGATCGTTTCATAGCCCTGGTCTTCCAGCGCGAAACAGGCATGACAGCAGCAATAGTCGAACTCGATCCCCTGCCCGATCCGATTGGGGCCACCGCCCAGGATCACCACTTTCTTCCGATCGCTCGGCTGCGCTTCGCATTCGGGCTCTCCGAAGCTCGGCGCCTCATAGGAGGAGTACATATAGGGCGTCTTGGCTTCGAACTCAGCCGCACAGGTATCGATCCGCTTGTACACCGGGCGGACGCCAAGCTTGTGGCGCAGCGCGCGCACCTGGCCCTCAGTCACAGCCCCTGCCATCGCCTGCAGCGTTTCGCCGATCAGGCCGGGGCTATACGCCGCCTTCTCCATCCCTTCGGCAATGTGCGTTGACGCCAGCGCCAGCCGCGCGAGACGCTTGTCGGAAAATCCCATGGCTTTGAGCGAGCGCAGGCTATCTGCGTCGTTGGGCAGGCCGTTTTCGATCACGCCCTTTTCAGCCTCGACAATCTCGGAGAGCCGCTCGAGGAACCAAGGCTCGTACTTGGTGATCGCATGGACCTCTTCGACGCTCAGCCCCTCGCGCAGGGCTTGAGCGGTCACCAACAAGCGTTCTGGCGATACCTCGGACAGCGCCGCTTCAATGCGCGGCTTGGGTGCATCAACCAGATCATCGACCCAGTTGAGACCCACCAAACCGGTCTCTAGCCCACGCAGCGCCTTTTGCAGGCTCTCGGTAAAGCTGCGGCCGATTGCCATCACTTCGCCGACGGATTTCATCGCCGTTCCCAGCACCGGCTCCGCACCCTTGAATTTCTCAAAGGCGAAGCGCGGGATCTTGGTGACGACATAATCGATAGTCGGTTCGAAACTCGCCGGCGTCACACCGGTAATATCATTGTCGATCTCGTCGAGCGTATAGCCGACCGCAAGCTTGGCCGCGACTTTCGCGATTGGGAAGCCGGTGGCCTTGGAGGCCAGCGCGGAACTGCGTGACACACGCGGGTTCATCTCGATCACGACCAGCCGGCCATCTTCCGGATTGACGGCGAACTGCACATTCGATCCGCCGGTCTCGACGCCAATCTCGCGCAGGCAGGCGATCGATGCATTGCGCATGATCTGATATTCTTTGTCGGTCAGCGTCAGGGCTGGCGCGATGGTGATGCTGTCGCCGGTATGGACGCCCATCGGGTCCACATTCTCGATCGAGCAGATGATGATGGCATTGTCATTCTTGTCGCGAACAACCTCCATCTCATATTCTTTCCAGCCGAGGACGGATTCTTCGATCAGCACCTCGGTGGTCGGACTGGCGGATAGACCGCCACGAACGATCTCTTCAAATTCCTCACGATTATAAGCGATACCGCCACCGGTGCCGCCCATCGTGAAGCTTGGCCGGATAATCGTCGGCAGCCCAACAAAGGCGAGCCCTTCCAGCGCTTCTTCCATTGAATGAGCGATCCGCGAACGCGGGCTTTCCAAGCCAACCTTGTCCATCGCGTCGCGAAAGCGCAGGCGATCTTCCGCCTTGTCGATCGCATCGGCATCCGCACCGATGAGCTCGACGCCGAATTTCTCAAGCGTACCATCATCATGCAGCGCGAGCGCCGTATTGAGTGCCGTCTGTCCGCCCATGGTTGGCAAAAGGACCAAGGTGTCGTCCGGCCGCTCCTCACGCTCCTTGGCGATGATCTTTGCTACAATATCCGGCGTGATCGGTTCGACATAGGTGGCATCGGCCAGCTCCGGATCCGTCATGATCGTCGCCGGGTTCGAATTCACCAAGATGATCCGATAGCCCTCTTCCTTCAGCGCCTTGACGGCCTGGGTTCCCGAATAATCAAACTCGCAAGCCTGACCGATAATGATCGGACCCGCGCCAATAATCAGGATTGAAGATATGTCAGTGCGTTTGGGCATTAGGCGGATCTTCTTAAAAAAGCCGCGCCGGCGTCCTTGCGGATGACGGCGCGGCTGATTTCTGGGTTACGGATTAACCAGCCGATGCGTTCGACATCGCATCGCTGATGCATTGCTGCGCGCGACTGGCCAGTTCCTCCTGGTTGGTGGCGTCTGCAGCCGTCAGGCCTTCGGTCGCACAGGCGCAATATTCTTCAAGATCAAGACCGGCAGCCGCCAGCTGACCTTCGACTTGTGCGCCCTGTTCGATACATTGTTCACGCGCGACATTTTCAAGCCCGCTTCCGCCGCAACCTGCAAGCGCGATCGTCGCGGCTCCTAAAATCAAAATACGCATATTATTACCCCCTATCATGTGTGTGACGCGGACCATTCCGTGCCTCCTGGACTGCGACCCCATTTGGCAACCCTAACACTATAGCATCTTGGCAAATTTCGCGAACAGATATGCACTATCCTGCGGGCCGGGGCTCGCTTCGGGATGATATTGCACGCTGAAGGCGGGACGATCTTCCAATTCCAGGCCGCACAGGCTGCCATCAAACAGACTGACATGCGTGGCTTTCACTCCGCCCGGCAGCGTGTCGATATCCACCGCAAAGCCATGGTTCATGCTGGTAATCTCGACCCGACCATCTTCGAGCCGCTGCACCGGATGGTTCGCACCGCGATGCCCTTGA from Parasphingopyxis sp. CP4 harbors:
- the carB gene encoding carbamoyl-phosphate synthase large subunit; the protein is MPKRTDISSILIIGAGPIIIGQACEFDYSGTQAVKALKEEGYRIILVNSNPATIMTDPELADATYVEPITPDIVAKIIAKEREERPDDTLVLLPTMGGQTALNTALALHDDGTLEKFGVELIGADADAIDKAEDRLRFRDAMDKVGLESPRSRIAHSMEEALEGLAFVGLPTIIRPSFTMGGTGGGIAYNREEFEEIVRGGLSASPTTEVLIEESVLGWKEYEMEVVRDKNDNAIIICSIENVDPMGVHTGDSITIAPALTLTDKEYQIMRNASIACLREIGVETGGSNVQFAVNPEDGRLVVIEMNPRVSRSSALASKATGFPIAKVAAKLAVGYTLDEIDNDITGVTPASFEPTIDYVVTKIPRFAFEKFKGAEPVLGTAMKSVGEVMAIGRSFTESLQKALRGLETGLVGLNWVDDLVDAPKPRIEAALSEVSPERLLVTAQALREGLSVEEVHAITKYEPWFLERLSEIVEAEKGVIENGLPNDADSLRSLKAMGFSDKRLARLALASTHIAEGMEKAAYSPGLIGETLQAMAGAVTEGQVRALRHKLGVRPVYKRIDTCAAEFEAKTPYMYSSYEAPSFGEPECEAQPSDRKKVVILGGGPNRIGQGIEFDYCCCHACFALEDQGYETIMINCNPETVSTDYDTSDRLYFEPLTAEDVLEILHVEQQSGELAGVIVQFGGQTPLNLAQALEEEGIPIFGTSPDAIDLAEDRERFADLVSRLELKQPENGIARSAEEALSVAQRIGYPVLMRPSYVLGGRAMEIVDSDAQLEDYIQTAVQVSGDSPVLIDQYLRDAIEVDVDAIADGDDVVVAGVLQHIEEAGVHSGDSACTLPPYSLPDEIIAEIERQTKALAVALEVRGLMNIQFAIKNGDVYLIEVNPRASRTVPFVAKAIGHPVAKIAARVMAGEKLADLPDIDRAITHIAVKEAVFPFARFQGTDPVLSPEMKSTGEVMGIDGDFPVAFAKSQLAGGTTLPTEGRVFVSVKDSDKNHILPAVKDIVNHGFTVVATGGTADFLRDNDVPAERINKVAQGRPHIVDAIVDGEIDLIFNTTEGWQSLKDSASIRKSAVSSGIPYFTTAAASVAAVRAIGALRTSELEVRPLQDYYSTADR